In Bosea sp. PAMC 26642, the DNA window TAGGTGAGCAACAATACGATCAATAGCGGCGTCCCTTGCACGAACTGGACGAAGATGGTCACGCCGTGGCGGGCAATGGCGTTCCGGGCAAGCCCTATTGCCGTGAGCAGGGCGCCAAACAAGACGCCGCCGGCCAAGGCCGACGCCGCAAGAAGGAGCGTCCAGCGTGCCGCAAGGACGATGTAGAACATTTCATTAGGGCCAAAGCTGCGCATGTCAGGCCCACCTTGTGCTTCGGAACAATGGGCGCCCCAGAGCCCAGAGTAGCAGGCGCTGCAGATAATTCAGGGCCAGGTAGAAGGCGGCAGCCAGCGCAAAAGCTTCAATGCTCCGGAATGTGTCAGAGTTGATATCGGACGCGGCAGCTGTGAGTTCCTGAGCGCCGATCGCTGACGTGATACCCGTTGAGAGCATCAGCAACACGTTCTGACTCACTAAGGCCGGGTAGATGCGCGCCAATGCAGGAGGCAGTACTACGAGGGCCAAGGTCTGCCAGGGCCGGAGTGCCAGGCTCTTGGCAGCTTCGATCTGCCCAATTGGCGTCGCCGCAAGCCCTGCTCGGATGATTTCGCAGGTGTAGGCGGCGTTATTCAGCACGAGGGTAAGGGCGGCTGCCGTGACCGGCGACAGCCGAATCCCGATCGAAGGCAGACCCAGGAAGACCACGAAAAGCTGGACGAGCAATGGAGTGTTGCGGAAGATCTCGACATAAGCCCGCGAAAGCCATCGCAGCGGCCAGGCCTTCGCCCGACGGGCTAAGGCCAGCATCAGGCCAAAGCCGGTGCCCGCCACAACACCGATCACGGTGAGGAGAAGAGTAAGCGTTAGCCCCTCCAGCAGCAGGGGCCAGCGCTGCAGGACCGGACCAAATGTAAGGGTATAATCGATCATAGATCCCGCTTCACATCAGGGGTCGTGGCGTCATCATGGTGCCTGCAGCGGCGAGGCTATCGGAATGGCACAACCCCAACGTCGCCGCGCTGTACCACCAGGTGTTGTCCGCCCAGCGGACGATCATGCACTCGGTGCTCAGCTTAATGTGCTGGCCCTCCATAGAATGACCCAGCGCGATATGAGCGATGGCTTCAGGCAGTCCGGCGGCGAGACAAATATGTGCGCCATATACGGAGTGGCGCAGGGACGGATAGCCGGTCCGGTCAGGTCTGGCTTGCCAACGTTCTAGATTGACAGGATCGCATTCCCAACACTTGCCGATGTCATGGCAGAGGGCTCCGGCCAGAACAATGTCGCGGTCGACCTCGACATGCGGGAAAGTTCGGCGGAACTCGTCGACGGTGTTCACGGCCAGCCTAGCCACGCCGCGCAGATGGAGTTCTTGGCTTCCGGTCTTCAGCACAAAGTGATTAGGCGCGCCCTCGCCCGGAATATCTGAAATGCGTGTGAATGATGAGTCCCGTAACGACAGTGCCCACGCCTTGATCACCTTCTCACGCAATCCGTCGTCGACGATCCCGGCGATCTCCGGAAGATCTTCGAGGATGGAGGCGCGCACGGTCGCGGAGACATCATCAAGTTCGGCTAAGGGCAGGCTTGGCACAGAAAACCTCGATCAGATAAGGGCAATCCTGCAAGCCTAGTCGCAGTGATCGGCTGGATTCCAATCGAAAATATCCCTAGCTTGATCAAGAAACTTGATCGGGCAATGCATGCTGAACCTTAAGCTCATCGAGGCATTCTATTGGGTGGCGAAGCTCCGCAATTTTCACGCCGCGGCGGACCGCATGCGGCTCGCACAGCCGACTGTGACGTATCGTGTCAAAGAGCTGGAGCGACAACTTGGTCGTTCGTTGCTGACGCGAAGCAGCCAGCCAGTGCGTATGACGCCGGTTGGCCAGGCCTTCTTCGTCAATGCCGAGCGCTTGTTGACGCTAGCGCAGGAGATGCAGCATCAGATGCGGGCCGGCCAGGAGGTAACAGGCCTCTTGCGGCTAGGCGTCATGGATGCTTTTGCCGCCGTTTGCCTTCCGGAACTTTTGCGCAGCCTTGCGGAACGCCATCCCGACCTCGAGGTCTCGGTCGTAGTCGATCTCAGCCACACTCTGACATTGAAGCTGGACGCCGGCGAGCTAGACGTCGCCGTGGTCTCCAGCCCACCGATCCTACCGGGTCTACGTTATGATAGGCTTGGGGGACAAAGCGTAGGCTGGATCAGCGCACCTTCTGTCGCGAACTCGCTACACAAACCACAGAACATCGCCGAACAGCGGATTTTTATAACACCTCCCCCATCCAACCTGGGAACGATTACCGCGACGTGGTTCAAAGAGTGTGGGTTAGAGCCGCCCTCCTTCAGCATGTGCAACAGCATGTCTGCCATCGTGCGATTGGTAACTGCGGGCGCTGGCGTCGGCATTATGCCCCTTAAACTTGTCGATGACGCCCTGGCAGCCGGCAGGCTCTGCCATCTTGACCACCTCGCGCCGGTGAACCCGCAAGACATTTTTGTCGCGCTGCCGCTAGGCGTATTGGACTTGGCCGTCACCGTTACAACGGATGCGATCAGAGCCGTCGTTCGAAGTCACGGGTTCAACGATTAGGTGTTCCAGTCAGTTTAGCGAAAGGCGTGCTGTGCCGAGGGAGCGTATGCATTGGTCATGCTGGGCGCAATCTTGCCGTTGTGCCATTGCACCCAAAGCCGCTTTACAGGGAAACCGTTGTGCGAACTCTCGGGTCGGCGATTGCTTGCGGGGTCGAAGCGCGAACTGCTTGAAGGCGCCGGCCTCCGCCCCGCAAGTGATCAGAGATTGCCTTTTGTGCTGCTATACCGTCGCCGGTGAGGAAAGCCGATAGGATCGCTTCGTGCTCTGATAAAACTTCTTTCGACGGAGCTCCGCTGGCGCTTCTTGTCAAGTAAAGTCGTGATTGAAGCAGGATAATGTGTAGGTTCGCATAGATTTTAGTCATAGCCGGATTTTCGGCACTGTCGATTATCGCTTGATGAAAACGCGCATCTTCGTCGGTAAATTTTCGATAATCTCGATATTTTGTGCCAAGTCGCCGGATACCACTCATTTTCCGAAAAGATTGCTCCATCGACCGGAGCGTTTCTGACTTCATTTTTGGCGCGCCGACCAGCGCACAGTGCCCCTCCCAGAGAATGCGAAACTCCATCAATCCTGCCAGATACTCCGGACTAGGCGGCGGTAAAACCGAATAGCCCGCATACAGTTCGAGCGACACCAATTGCTCTCTTTCAAGACGCGCTAGAGCCTCACGTATCGGGGTCGAGCTCACACTAAGTTCCCGCGCCAAAGCATCGATGTTCAGACGAGCGCCGGGGGGTAACTCCCTGTCGATAATGCGCGCTTTGATATCTTCATAGGTCTGCTCGGAGACGGTCGTCCTCACCAGAACGCGTGGAAGCGTTTTTACCGTCATCCTGAAGCCCCTCGCTGATCGTGCACGATCCTATCTCGAAACAATCCTTGCATATTAGGGGCTTGGCAATCAACAAAAAGGGATTGATCAGATACCTGGATCGTGCATTATGCACGAAACATCGGGCATTAAATGATCCGATGCGTCCTAGTGATTTAGGAGAGAATGGAGGAGCTGCTCAGATTCCGGCGATCGCCGGTCGAGCCGCGCCAAGGAAGGAAAGTGTCATGGGTGTTTCGCAGCGCCGTCCGCAGATCATGTTCGGCTGTTCGACGCTCCTGTCGAAGGAGCCCATCTCGTGAAGGTTGTTTTAGTCGGAGATGCAGGGCGCCAGAAGACCGTGCTTGCCCCGCTCCTACCAAACGTGTCGATCGTCACGTTACCTCGCGAGGCCGCTACCTCGGATGATTTCGATGCGGAGATTGCCGAAGACGACGTTGTGGTGAGCTTGCGATTCCGGAGGCCCCAAGGCGCTCCGCGGTTTGCGCTACTTCACGTGCCTGGTGCCGGCCTTGATGGGGTCGATCTGGCGAGTCTCTCGGCGGGCTGCAAGGTCTGCAATGTATTCGAGCACGAAATTCCAATCGCCGAGTATGTGCTCCACAGCATGCTTGGATGGGAAATACGCCCCAAGGAGATGCAGTTCACTGCAGAGGGTTGGGGTGAGGCGCATCGGAATCGGAAACCGCATGGCGAACTGGCGGGAAAGACGCTGGCAATTGTCGGTTTCGGTAGGATCGGTCGGGCGCTCGCCGAGCGAGCCCGTGCTTTCGGTATGCGTATCGCTACGCTTGATCGCTCGATCGGACAGCACGGAGCGCTCGTCGACGAGCGGATCGCTCCTGACCAGCTGCATCGTCTCCTTGCCATGTCCGATTATGTCGCGCTGACCTGCCCTCTGAATGAGAGCACACGCGGGCTGATCACTAACACAGAACTTGCCGCGATGCGTCCCTCCAGTGTGTTGATCAACATATCGCGGGCCGAGATTGTCGACGAAGCTGCCCTCTACAATGCGCTGGCAGAGGGTGAGATCGGGGGCGCCATCCTGGATGTTTGGTACCGCTATCCCGTCGGGGCCGACGACAATCCCGAGCCAGCGGCGTTCCCATTGCTCGAACTGCCGAACGTAGTGGCGACGCCGCATTCTTCGGCCTGGACGACGGCTCTTCCCGGCCGACGCTACAGCATCATTGCCGAAAACATTCGTCGTCTCGCTTCGGGCGAGCCGCTGCTCAATCAGGTCTGGCCTGAGGCCGAGATCACCAACCGGAAACAAACATCGTGAACGAGCCTATCAAAATCGTCGACATCCAGACTCTCGTCGTCAATGCCGAGATGCGTAACTGGATTTTCGTCAAAGTCATTACGGATCAGGACGGGCTTTATGGCTGGGGAGAAGCCAGCCTCAACTGGAAGACGCGCTCCGTTACCGGAGCAGTCGAGGATCTGAAGCCTCTCCTGATCGGCAAAGACCCACGCGATATCGAACAGATCGTTCGCATCCTGAACAAGCATAGCTATTACAAGCTCGGGATCATTGGTGCCACGGCGATCAGCGGTATCGAGCACGCGTTATGGGATATTTTCGGCAAAAGCCTTGATGTGCCGGTTTGGCGTCTGCTGGGCGGCAAGACCCGCGAGAGCGTCCGGGTCTACACGCATCTTGGCCTTGGCGATATGAAATCGGTCTACGAGACCTTCGACGAGGGCGCCCTACGCGAGAAGGCGCTGGCAGTGGTCGAGCAAGGCTACGACGCGCTCAAGGTCGTGTTCATTCCCTACGCGCATTTCTCGGTCGGTATCCCGGCCCGCAAGCATGTCGGCAGGCTCATGCGGACGCTTCGCGACGCGGTTGGCGACGGCGTCGACATCATGATCGACTTCCATGGCCGTCCGGCTTCGATCGCGGGCGCTCTCCAGTTCATCGAGGAACTGGCGCCGTACAACCCGATGTTCTGCGAGGAGCCGGTCATTCCAGGCGACACCGAGGCTATGCGCCTCGTCACCGAGCGGGCCGGCTGCCCGATCGCGACTGGCGAGCGGCTGGTTGGGTTCAAGGAATTTGAGCCGCTGTTTGCTGCCAAGGCTTGCCACATCGTTCAGCCCGACCTGAACCACACTGGCGGCATCCTCGAGGGCAAGCGCATCGCGGCCGCTGCAGAACAGGCTTTCATGGGTGTTGCGCCGCATAACCCCAATGGTCCGCTCGCGGGCGCGGCTGCGCTGCACTTCGATGTTTCGACGCCAAATTTCGTGATCCAGGAAGAAATGAGCGGCGCCGTGCCCTGGTATGACGACGTCGTCACGGTCCCGATGAAGCGCACG includes these proteins:
- a CDS encoding amino acid ABC transporter permease, with amino-acid sequence MIDYTLTFGPVLQRWPLLLEGLTLTLLLTVIGVVAGTGFGLMLALARRAKAWPLRWLSRAYVEIFRNTPLLVQLFVVFLGLPSIGIRLSPVTAAALTLVLNNAAYTCEIIRAGLAATPIGQIEAAKSLALRPWQTLALVVLPPALARIYPALVSQNVLLMLSTGITSAIGAQELTAAASDINSDTFRSIEAFALAAAFYLALNYLQRLLLWALGRPLFRSTRWA
- a CDS encoding HD domain-containing protein, with the translated sequence MPSLPLAELDDVSATVRASILEDLPEIAGIVDDGLREKVIKAWALSLRDSSFTRISDIPGEGAPNHFVLKTGSQELHLRGVARLAVNTVDEFRRTFPHVEVDRDIVLAGALCHDIGKCWECDPVNLERWQARPDRTGYPSLRHSVYGAHICLAAGLPEAIAHIALGHSMEGQHIKLSTECMIVRWADNTWWYSAATLGLCHSDSLAAAGTMMTPRPLM
- a CDS encoding LysR family transcriptional regulator — translated: MLNLKLIEAFYWVAKLRNFHAAADRMRLAQPTVTYRVKELERQLGRSLLTRSSQPVRMTPVGQAFFVNAERLLTLAQEMQHQMRAGQEVTGLLRLGVMDAFAAVCLPELLRSLAERHPDLEVSVVVDLSHTLTLKLDAGELDVAVVSSPPILPGLRYDRLGGQSVGWISAPSVANSLHKPQNIAEQRIFITPPPSNLGTITATWFKECGLEPPSFSMCNSMSAIVRLVTAGAGVGIMPLKLVDDALAAGRLCHLDHLAPVNPQDIFVALPLGVLDLAVTVTTDAIRAVVRSHGFND
- a CDS encoding GntR family transcriptional regulator, which translates into the protein MTVKTLPRVLVRTTVSEQTYEDIKARIIDRELPPGARLNIDALARELSVSSTPIREALARLEREQLVSLELYAGYSVLPPPSPEYLAGLMEFRILWEGHCALVGAPKMKSETLRSMEQSFRKMSGIRRLGTKYRDYRKFTDEDARFHQAIIDSAENPAMTKIYANLHIILLQSRLYLTRSASGAPSKEVLSEHEAILSAFLTGDGIAAQKAISDHLRGGGRRLQAVRASTPQAIADPRVRTTVSL
- a CDS encoding 2-hydroxyacid dehydrogenase; this encodes MKVVLVGDAGRQKTVLAPLLPNVSIVTLPREAATSDDFDAEIAEDDVVVSLRFRRPQGAPRFALLHVPGAGLDGVDLASLSAGCKVCNVFEHEIPIAEYVLHSMLGWEIRPKEMQFTAEGWGEAHRNRKPHGELAGKTLAIVGFGRIGRALAERARAFGMRIATLDRSIGQHGALVDERIAPDQLHRLLAMSDYVALTCPLNESTRGLITNTELAAMRPSSVLINISRAEIVDEAALYNALAEGEIGGAILDVWYRYPVGADDNPEPAAFPLLELPNVVATPHSSAWTTALPGRRYSIIAENIRRLASGEPLLNQVWPEAEITNRKQTS
- a CDS encoding enolase C-terminal domain-like protein; amino-acid sequence: MNEPIKIVDIQTLVVNAEMRNWIFVKVITDQDGLYGWGEASLNWKTRSVTGAVEDLKPLLIGKDPRDIEQIVRILNKHSYYKLGIIGATAISGIEHALWDIFGKSLDVPVWRLLGGKTRESVRVYTHLGLGDMKSVYETFDEGALREKALAVVEQGYDALKVVFIPYAHFSVGIPARKHVGRLMRTLRDAVGDGVDIMIDFHGRPASIAGALQFIEELAPYNPMFCEEPVIPGDTEAMRLVTERAGCPIATGERLVGFKEFEPLFAAKACHIVQPDLNHTGGILEGKRIAAAAEQAFMGVAPHNPNGPLAGAAALHFDVSTPNFVIQEEMSGAVPWYDDVVTVPMKRTGSSWAVPEGPGLGVEVNEREAAKHPFKQEVIHTASAVLPDGTVVDW